In Sphingopyxis macrogoltabida, the sequence GCCGCCGTGCCGCGATAGCTTTGCACGCGAATCTTGCCGGTCGACGCCTTGACGCCGCTGATCTGGACCAGAGTCGACGGTCCGCTCTTGCACTTCGACAGATCGTTCGTGATGACGCGGCCTTCCGCCTGCGCCGATGCGGCAAAAGCCAGCAACGCAACACATAGCGAGGCCGATACAAATTTCGACATGACCTCAAAACCTCCAGAGGCTATAGCCATGCCAGCCACGCAAAAAGCATGTGCCGACACGGGTCCCTGTCGCCCTTGAATCGGTATATCGGAACCATTTGCGGCCAAATCATGGTGATGGGGCGACGAAAGATTGAATAAGCTACCTGCCATCGACCGCTATATCGCGCGGCTCATCTTCTTTCCCATGCTCGGCACGCTCGTCCTGTCGGCGATGCTGCTCGTGCTCGAAAAAATGCTCCGGCTGTTCGATTTCGTCGCCACCGAAGGCGGCCCGGTCAGCGTCGTGTGGCGGATGCTCGCCAACCTGATCCCCGAATATCTCTCGCTCGGCATCCCCATTGGCCTCATGCTCGGCATCCTGCTCGCCTTCCGCCGGCTCGCGACGTCGAGCGAGCTCGACGTGCTCAAGGGTGTCGGCATGAGTTTCGGGCGCTTGATGCGTGTACCCTTTGCCTATGCCGTCGCGCTGGCCGCGCTCAATCTCGCGATTGTCGGCTTTATTCAGCCGGTTGCGCGCTATGCTTATGAAGGTTTGCAATTCGAGCTGCGGTCGGGGGCGCTCGGCGCGTCGATCAAGGTCGGCGAATTTACCAAGCTCGGCCAGCGCATGACGCTGCGGATCGAGGAAAGCTATAACGACGGCCGCAGCCTGCGCGGGATTTTCGTGCGCGGTGAGCAAAAGGACGGTCAGAGCGTGTCGGCGACGGCCTCGCGGGGCCAGTTTCTCGCGACCGACGATCCCGACACGATCATCCTGCGTCTGACCCAAGGCGTGCTGATCCACGAATCGCCGAAGTTCGCGGTGCCGCGCGTGCTGAGCTTCGACAACCACGACCTACCGATCCCGCTGCCCAAGATCGAGGCCTTCCGCACCCGCGGCGGCTCCGACCGCGAGATGACGATCCCCGAACTGTTCGTCGCCGGCAAAGACAAGGCCGAATCTCCCGATACCCGGCTGGAAATACGCGCGAATTTCCACTTCCGTATCGTCGAGGTGATGTCGATGTTCCTGATCCCGCTGATCGCAATCGCGCTCGCAATCCCACCAAAACGATCGACCTCGTCGCTCGGGGTCTTCCTGTCGATCGTCCTGCTTGTCACCCAGCACAAGATCAACCAATATGCCGAGGATCTCGGCGCCCGCGGCACCGTCGACCCGATCCTCGCGCTGTGGGTGCCCTTCCTCTTGTTCGCGGCGCTCGCGGTGTGGATGTATTACACCGTCGCGCACGTCCCCGGCGGCCAGCCGATCGGCGCACTCGAACGCGTCGCCGCCAAGGCCGGCCAGAAGCTCCGCGCGCTGATGACCATTTTCCAGCGTAAGCCCAAGATCGCCTGATGCACCAGCTCCACTTCTTTCCGTCGCGCACGATGGCGCTTTACGTCGGACGTCTGTTCCTCGTCCGCAGCTTCGCGATCCTTTTCGCGCTGGTGCTGATCCTGCAAACGCTCGATCTGCTCGGCGAGAGCGGCAAGATACTCGCGGTGGCGGGCAACAGCGACAGCGACGTGTGGCGCTATGTGGGCTTGCGCCTGCCACAGATCGTCGAGACCTTCCTGCCCTTTTCGGTGCTGCTGGGGACGATCCTGACGCTGATCACGCTCAACCAGAACAGCGAGGTGATCGCGATGAAGGCGTCGGGCATGTCGGCGCATCAGGTGCTCGCGCCGCTGTTCCTCGCCGCGCTGCTCGTCGCCGGGATCAGCTTCGTCTTCAACGAACGTATCGTGACGCGCGCCAACGCGGCGCTCAGTGCCTGGCAAAAGGTGCAATATGCGCAGGTGCCCGCCGACAGCGGGCTGCGCAGCAACATCTGGGTGCGCGCCGGCGACGACCTGATCAACGCCCAGACGGTGCAGACCGGCGGGCCGACGGTCGTCTTGGGCAAGGTCGCGATCTACGAGCGTACGCAGGGCGTCCTCTCGTCGATCCTTTCGGCCGACAGCGCCCGCGCGGTCGACGGCGGTTGGGAGCTCACCAATGCCAAGCGCTTCCTGCGCCGCTCGGGCACGCTCGAACCGCTCGGCAACATCGTCGCGGCGAAGGGCGTGCGCCCCGACCAGTTCACGCTGGCGCAGGTCGACGGCGACGAACTGCCCTTCCTCCAGCTCCAGTCGGCGATCGCCGATCTCGAAGCCGCGGGGCGGCCGGTCGACGCGCTGAAGGGCGTGCTCTGGCACAAGATTTCGGGGCCGCTGTCGGCGATATTGATGCCGCTCTTGGGCGCCGTCGCGGCCTTCGGGCTCGCGCGCTCGGGCAAGCTGTTCGTCCGCGCGATCCTCGGCATGGCCTTGGGCTTCGCTTACTTCGTCGCCGACAATTTCGCGCTCGCGATGGGCGATCTCGGCGCCTACACGCCCTTCCTCGCCGCATGGGGGCCGTTCATATTGTTTGCGCTGATCGGCGAGATGATTTTGATCCGGACCGAGGAATAGCGAGATGTCAGCTAAGTCACTAATGACTGAAGACGACCGCGCATGGAATAATTTTGTCATGCTGAGCGATGAATCGAATAAAAACGAGATATATCGATCTGCTGCTATCGCCAATCTGTATATGGGCGGGGCAAATAGTGGGGGAATAAACTCGTTTCTTACATCGACGCCACATTTAAGCGGCCATGAGGTACTAACCGCACTAGCAGATATCGGTGCAGATATCGCAGCGAAGCATCTGACAGATATACTGCAAAAACTGGGCGAACCCCTCGCTCGTTCAACAGCGGAAGATCGCTGGAACTTATTAGACAGATGCTGGTGTGACGAACTGGAGGACTTGGACGTCCTTTCACAGGAGGCCGACAGCGACCTTATGGCCTCTTTATGGCGGCACGTCATCAGTCACAAAGCATACTACAACGCTCTCGGCGATACACACTAGATCTGCTTGTTCTACAGAAGATGCGTTACTGGTGGTACAGGCCGCAAGCTTCAGGCCGCCGCCCCGCCCCGCGCCGACCCCGCCACCAGCCGCCCGACCAGCCCCGGCAATCCGGCATAATTGGCGCCATGATATTGCGAGTCCGCGGGCAGCGCGTCCTTGAGGCGGCGATGCGCCTCGGGCAGCGCATGATAGGGAACCCCCGGCAGCAGATGGTGGAGCGCATGGTAGCGCAGCCCGACCGGCGCCCATAGTTCGGGCAGCACGCCCGGCGGCGGCACGTTGACGCTGTCGAGGAACTGCGCGGTCACGGTCAGCACGCCGCCGTCATTTTCCCACAGATGCGCGACGAGAGTACGGATCTGGTTGAGCACGACGGTCGCCGACGCGATGGCGCCGAAGATGATCAGCGCGCGCAGCGGCACCCAGCCGAAAACGCCCGCAGCGATCAGCAAGGTCGACCACGCCCAGGCGCCGCCCTCCTGCCAGGCCCATTGCCGGCGGAACTCGCCCTCGGGCGGCTTGCGGCGGAACATCGGGTTGATGATCAGCCCCGAATAGCGTTCGACGACGATCCGGCGCAGCGGCGGGATCAGGAACGACAGCGGGGTCAGCACCGCATAGCGGAAGACGAAGGCCAGCGGCGCAAAGGCCGCGAGGACGACGAACAGCGGCACCGTCCACGGCTTCATCAGCGCCAGCGGCAGATATTCGGGATCGTCGACCGTGCCATATTTGGTGCGGTTGTGGTGCAGGCTGTGGATGCCCTCGTACATGAACGACGGGATCAGCAGCGGTACCCCGATGAGCATATTCCAGCCGAGGCGGAACCCCGGCAGCGCATTTTTGCGGATATGCGTGATCTCGTGAATGAAGCTGCCGGCGCGGTAGAGGGCGAGCACGGCGACCAGCGAGGCGGCGAGCATCCACGCCGTCGACGGCGCGAAAATCGCCGCCGCGATGCCGGCATAGCCGGCGAAGGCCGAAATCAGGAAATCGGTCCAGTAGATGCGCGGGCTGGGCGCGGTCAGGTCGCGCGTCAGCTCCGACGCCGCGCGGATCATCGCCATATCGTCGGCGATCGCGGATTTCGGGGTCGCTGCCGCCTGCGGCTCGGACGCCCGATCGACAAGGGTGTTCATCGCAAACATGGGATGCTCTTCATCATGATTTCGTGGCAGCAAAATGGCCGAATGCGGGTCGCCAGTGCCGCATCTATGCCCTAATGCGTCGCCACATATATAGGACGCCCCTGTCAGGAAACCAGTATGAGCGGACATTCGCAAGGCCCCGTCACCATCCATCCCGTCAAGTCCAAGGCCGACCTAACCGAGTTCGTCGAGCTGGCCTTCCGGCTCAATCGCGGCGATCCGGCGTGGGTGCCGCCGCTGAAGGGCGAAGTCTATGGCCTGCTTACCCCCGGCAAGAATCCGTGGTTCGAGCATGGCAAGGCGCAATTTTTCCTCGCGCGCCGCGACGGGCGAACGGTGGGCCGCATCTCGGCGCATATCGACGATCTCGCGCTCGCACAGCCTGTCGAGCAAGGCATGGGCCCGGGCACCGGCAATTGGGGACTGCTCGAGGCCGAGGATGCCGAAACCGCCGCCGCGCTGCTCGTCACGGCCGAGGATTGGCTGCGCGGCCAGGGCATGCACCGCGCGCTCGGGCCGCTGTCGATCTCGATCTGGGACGAACCCGGGCTGCTGATCGAAGGCTTCGATACTCCGCCGACGATCATGATGGGACACAACAGCCCGCTCTACCGCGGCTGGATCGAGGCGGCCGGCTATCGGCCGGTGAAGCAGCTTTTCAACTATGACGTTCGCGTCGATGAAGGTTTCCCGCCGCTGGTCAACCGCATCGTCGCTGCAGGCGAGAAGAATGCGCGGATCCGCATCCGCAAGGTCGACAAGCGGCGTTTCGACGCCGAAGCGAAGCTGATCATGGGCCTGCTCAACGACGCCTGGTCGGACAATTGGGGCTTCGTGCCGCTGACCGACAGCGAGATCGCCTATATCGGCAAGAAGCTGAAGGACATCGTGTTCGAGGACCTGATCCGCGTCGCCGAGGTCGACGGCGAGGCGGTCGCGTTCATGATCGTCCTGCCGAATGTCAACGAACTGCTCATTGACATGGACGGGTCGCTGTTCCCCTTCAACTGGGCGCGCCTGCTCTGGTGGCTGCGCAAGCCGAAGAGCCGCATCCTGCGCGTGCCGTTGATGGGCGTGGCCAAGAAGCTCCAGAACAGCCGCATGGCGAGCACGCTCGCCTTCATGATGATCGAGTTCATCCGCCGCGACGCGGTGCGCGATTATGCCACCCAGCGCGGCGATATCGGCTGGGTGCTCGACGACAATCAGGGGATGAATGCGGTCGCCGCAGCCATCGAGGCCAAGGTCAACCGCGTCTACCAGATTTACGACAAGCCGCTGGGCTGAAAAGACCCGCCGCCGCTCGGGCAGCGGGTCTGCGTACGATCAGAACGAAAAGCCGAGCGAGAAGACGACGCCCGAATCGAAATATTTGTCGACCGCCTTCACCCCGGTGGTCGGAATGTCGGTGTCGACATATTTGACCCCCGCGGTGATCGGCCCGAAGCTTGCCGAGGCGCCGATCGACCAGTCCCAATAATGGCTCCCCGGGGCC encodes:
- the lptF gene encoding LPS export ABC transporter permease LptF; the protein is MNKLPAIDRYIARLIFFPMLGTLVLSAMLLVLEKMLRLFDFVATEGGPVSVVWRMLANLIPEYLSLGIPIGLMLGILLAFRRLATSSELDVLKGVGMSFGRLMRVPFAYAVALAALNLAIVGFIQPVARYAYEGLQFELRSGALGASIKVGEFTKLGQRMTLRIEESYNDGRSLRGIFVRGEQKDGQSVSATASRGQFLATDDPDTIILRLTQGVLIHESPKFAVPRVLSFDNHDLPIPLPKIEAFRTRGGSDREMTIPELFVAGKDKAESPDTRLEIRANFHFRIVEVMSMFLIPLIAIALAIPPKRSTSSLGVFLSIVLLVTQHKINQYAEDLGARGTVDPILALWVPFLLFAALAVWMYYTVAHVPGGQPIGALERVAAKAGQKLRALMTIFQRKPKIA
- the lptG gene encoding LPS export ABC transporter permease LptG; translated protein: MHQLHFFPSRTMALYVGRLFLVRSFAILFALVLILQTLDLLGESGKILAVAGNSDSDVWRYVGLRLPQIVETFLPFSVLLGTILTLITLNQNSEVIAMKASGMSAHQVLAPLFLAALLVAGISFVFNERIVTRANAALSAWQKVQYAQVPADSGLRSNIWVRAGDDLINAQTVQTGGPTVVLGKVAIYERTQGVLSSILSADSARAVDGGWELTNAKRFLRRSGTLEPLGNIVAAKGVRPDQFTLAQVDGDELPFLQLQSAIADLEAAGRPVDALKGVLWHKISGPLSAILMPLLGAVAAFGLARSGKLFVRAILGMALGFAYFVADNFALAMGDLGAYTPFLAAWGPFILFALIGEMILIRTEE
- a CDS encoding fatty acid desaturase family protein; its protein translation is MNTLVDRASEPQAAATPKSAIADDMAMIRAASELTRDLTAPSPRIYWTDFLISAFAGYAGIAAAIFAPSTAWMLAASLVAVLALYRAGSFIHEITHIRKNALPGFRLGWNMLIGVPLLIPSFMYEGIHSLHHNRTKYGTVDDPEYLPLALMKPWTVPLFVVLAAFAPLAFVFRYAVLTPLSFLIPPLRRIVVERYSGLIINPMFRRKPPEGEFRRQWAWQEGGAWAWSTLLIAAGVFGWVPLRALIIFGAIASATVVLNQIRTLVAHLWENDGGVLTVTAQFLDSVNVPPPGVLPELWAPVGLRYHALHHLLPGVPYHALPEAHRRLKDALPADSQYHGANYAGLPGLVGRLVAGSARGGAAA